A part of Misgurnus anguillicaudatus chromosome 6, ASM2758022v2, whole genome shotgun sequence genomic DNA contains:
- the kras gene encoding GTPase KRas isoform X2, which produces MTEYKLVVVGAGGVGKSALTIQLIQNHFVDEYDPTIEDSYRKQVVIDGETCLLDILDTAGQEEYSAMRDQYMRTGEGFLCVFAINNTKSFEDIHHYREQIKRVKDSEDVPMVLVGNKCDLPSRTVDTKQAQDLARSYGIPFIETSAKTRQGVDDAFYTLVREIRKHKEKMSKEGKKKKKKSKTKCVLM; this is translated from the exons ATGACAGAATATAAGCTTGTGGTTGTGGGGGCTGGTGGCGTTGGGAAGAGCGCACTTACCATCCAACTCATCCAGAACCACTTTGTGGATGAATACGACCCAACCATCGAG GACTCCTATAGGAAACAGGTGGTGATCGATGGAGAGACGTGTCTACTTGACATCTTGGACACTGCAGGTCAAGAGGAGTACAGCGCCATGAGAGATCAGTACATGAGGACAGGAGAGGGATTCCTCTGTGTCTTTGCCATCAATAATACCAAGTCCTTTGAAGACATTCATCACTACAG agAGCAGATAAAAAGAGTCAAGGATTCTGAGGACGTCCCCATGGTCCTTGTTGGGAATAAGTGTGATCTTCCGTCCCGCACTGTGGACACCAAGCAGGCTCAGGATTTAGCACGTAGCTACGGCATACCATTTATAGAGACCTCAGCAAAGACAAGACAG GGCGTCGACGATGCGTTTTACACGTTAGTCCGAGAAATCCGGAAACACAAGGAGAAGATGAGCAAGGAGggcaagaaaaagaaaaagaagtcCAAGACAAAATGTGTACTAATGTGA
- the kras gene encoding GTPase KRas isoform X3, producing MTEYKLVVVGAGGVGKSALTIQLIQNHFVDEYDPTIEDSYRKQVVIDGETCLLDILDTAGQEEYSAMRDQYMRTGEGFLCVFAINNTKSFEDIHHYREQIKRVKDSEDVPMVLVGNKCDLPSRTVDTKQAQDLARSYGIPFIETSAKTRQRVEDAFYTLVREIRQYRLRKLSKEEKTPRCIKLKKCALMGVDDAFYTLVREIRKHKEKMSKEGKKKKKKSKTKCVLM from the exons ATGACAGAATATAAGCTTGTGGTTGTGGGGGCTGGTGGCGTTGGGAAGAGCGCACTTACCATCCAACTCATCCAGAACCACTTTGTGGATGAATACGACCCAACCATCGAG GACTCCTATAGGAAACAGGTGGTGATCGATGGAGAGACGTGTCTACTTGACATCTTGGACACTGCAGGTCAAGAGGAGTACAGCGCCATGAGAGATCAGTACATGAGGACAGGAGAGGGATTCCTCTGTGTCTTTGCCATCAATAATACCAAGTCCTTTGAAGACATTCATCACTACAG agAGCAGATAAAAAGAGTCAAGGATTCTGAGGACGTCCCCATGGTCCTTGTTGGGAATAAGTGTGATCTTCCGTCCCGCACTGTGGACACCAAGCAGGCTCAGGATTTAGCACGTAGCTACGGCATACCATTTATAGAGACCTCAGCAAAGACAAGACAG AGAGTGGAAGATGCCTTTTATACTCTGGTACGGGAGATCAGGCAATACCGGCTGAGAAAACTCAGTAAAGAAGAAAAGACGCCCCGATGCATCAAGCTAAAAAAATGTGCGTTGAT G GGCGTCGACGATGCGTTTTACACGTTAGTCCGAGAAATCCGGAAACACAAGGAGAAGATGAGCAAGGAGggcaagaaaaagaaaaagaagtcCAAGACAAAATGTGTACTAATGTGA
- the kras gene encoding GTPase KRas isoform X1 — translation MTEYKLVVVGAGGVGKSALTIQLIQNHFVDEYDPTIEDSYRKQVVIDGETCLLDILDTAGQEEYSAMRDQYMRTGEGFLCVFAINNTKSFEDIHHYREQIKRVKDSEDVPMVLVGNKCDLPSRTVDTKQAQDLARSYGIPFIETSAKTRQRVEDAFYTLVREIRQYRLRKLSKEEKTPRCIKLKKCALM, via the exons ATGACAGAATATAAGCTTGTGGTTGTGGGGGCTGGTGGCGTTGGGAAGAGCGCACTTACCATCCAACTCATCCAGAACCACTTTGTGGATGAATACGACCCAACCATCGAG GACTCCTATAGGAAACAGGTGGTGATCGATGGAGAGACGTGTCTACTTGACATCTTGGACACTGCAGGTCAAGAGGAGTACAGCGCCATGAGAGATCAGTACATGAGGACAGGAGAGGGATTCCTCTGTGTCTTTGCCATCAATAATACCAAGTCCTTTGAAGACATTCATCACTACAG agAGCAGATAAAAAGAGTCAAGGATTCTGAGGACGTCCCCATGGTCCTTGTTGGGAATAAGTGTGATCTTCCGTCCCGCACTGTGGACACCAAGCAGGCTCAGGATTTAGCACGTAGCTACGGCATACCATTTATAGAGACCTCAGCAAAGACAAGACAG AGAGTGGAAGATGCCTTTTATACTCTGGTACGGGAGATCAGGCAATACCGGCTGAGAAAACTCAGTAAAGAAGAAAAGACGCCCCGATGCATCAAGCTAAAAAAATGTGCGTTGATGTAA